The genomic interval GCTGGCtaacagctgcaacgagccctgcgtCAGGCAGTGCGAGGACTCCCGCGTCGTCATCCAGCCTTCCACCGTGCTGGTCACCCTGCCGGGACCCatcctcacctccttcccccagagcacCGCCGTCGGATCCTCCTCATCGGCTGCTGTGGGCAacatcctcagctcccagggagtGC from Falco biarmicus isolate bFalBia1 chromosome 3, bFalBia1.pri, whole genome shotgun sequence carries:
- the LOC130145494 gene encoding feather keratin 1-like — protein: MACNNLCSPCGPTPLANSCNEPCVRQCEDSRVVIQPSTVLVTLPGPILTSFPQSTAVGSSSSAAVGNILSSQGVPISSGGFGYGYGLGGLGCYGAGRACLPC